The following coding sequences are from one Tolumonas lignilytica window:
- the cobC gene encoding alpha-ribazole phosphatase family protein, translated as MNSPYQSAIIDLLRHGSVAGDAGLYGHNDIALSEVGWQQMQQSVNVDLQYQQIFSSPLQRCQLFAQDYSQRHSIHLTIAPELKEMNFGSWDGLSFEQLQHCWADLEQFWKKPAEITPPNGESLMHFKNRITQQWEALLQQCKGSQTLVVTHAGVIRMILAQLLCVDWKSADYYQHMRIDYGSITRIQVLYTAEGIYPQIRFIGRPSPTI; from the coding sequence ATGAATTCCCCCTATCAAAGTGCAATTATTGATTTATTACGACATGGTTCTGTTGCGGGCGATGCCGGATTATATGGCCACAATGATATTGCGCTGAGTGAAGTGGGTTGGCAGCAAATGCAACAATCCGTAAATGTCGATCTGCAATATCAGCAAATATTCTCTTCACCGCTTCAACGATGTCAGCTCTTTGCTCAAGATTACAGTCAGCGCCATTCGATACACTTAACGATAGCACCCGAACTGAAAGAGATGAATTTTGGCAGTTGGGATGGTTTGTCATTTGAACAATTACAACATTGCTGGGCGGATCTGGAACAATTCTGGAAGAAACCGGCTGAAATTACGCCGCCAAATGGCGAATCATTGATGCATTTCAAAAATCGTATCACGCAACAATGGGAAGCCCTGCTGCAACAGTGTAAAGGGAGTCAGACTCTTGTCGTCACACATGCAGGTGTCATACGAATGATCCTGGCACAGCTTTTATGCGTAGATTGGAAATCGGCTGATTATTATCAGCATATGAGAATTGACTATGGTTCAATCACTCGCATCCAGGTGTTGTACACCGCCGAAGGAATTTACCCACAAATTCGCTTTATTGGTCGCCCATCGCCAACCATCTGA
- the cobO gene encoding cob(I)yrinic acid a,c-diamide adenosyltransferase yields MEENNNQQRHQARQQRLKEKVDARIAAAQDERGLLIVITGDGKGKSTSGFGTVARAVGHDLTAGVAQFIKGTWECGERALLQKAGVEFHVMATGFTWETQNREQDQQAAQSIWQEAKRMLASEQYDVVLLDELTYMVAYHYLDIDEVLSALTHRPLKQHVIITGRGCHRSILEIADTVSEIKNVKHAFDHGIKAQKGIDW; encoded by the coding sequence ATGGAAGAAAATAACAACCAGCAACGACATCAAGCTCGCCAGCAACGCCTGAAAGAAAAAGTAGATGCCCGTATTGCCGCAGCACAAGATGAACGGGGTTTATTGATTGTTATTACCGGTGATGGAAAAGGTAAAAGTACCTCTGGTTTCGGTACTGTTGCCCGGGCTGTTGGCCATGACTTAACTGCTGGGGTTGCCCAATTCATCAAAGGAACCTGGGAATGTGGTGAACGAGCATTACTACAAAAAGCAGGCGTTGAATTTCACGTCATGGCAACTGGTTTTACCTGGGAAACACAAAACCGTGAACAAGATCAGCAGGCAGCACAGTCAATTTGGCAAGAAGCCAAGCGGATGCTTGCTTCTGAGCAATATGATGTTGTCTTATTAGATGAGCTAACCTATATGGTTGCATACCACTATCTGGATATTGACGAAGTCCTGAGTGCACTCACCCACCGGCCGTTAAAACAACACGTAATCATTACAGGTCGAGGTTGTCATCGCTCCATATTAGAAATTGCTGATACGGTTAGTGAAATCAAAAACGTTAAGCATGCATTTGATCATGGAATAAAAGCGCAAAAAGGAATCGACTGGTAA
- a CDS encoding MBL fold metallo-hydrolase has product MLQYQIIPVTAFQQNCTLLWCDETHQAALIDPGGDVEKLLQAIEKKQLKLTKLLLTHGHLDHVGGAAKLRDKTGCPIIGPHQADAFWLNALPAQSEMFGFAHTDVFTPDQWLTESDTVSVGNLILQVLHCPGHTPGHVVFYHAESKLAIVGDVLFNGSIGRTDFPQGNHTDLISAITRKLIPLGDDVKFIPGHGPMSTLGHERVSNPYICQPVW; this is encoded by the coding sequence ATGCTGCAGTATCAAATTATTCCCGTCACCGCCTTTCAGCAAAATTGCACCCTGCTTTGGTGTGATGAAACACATCAAGCAGCGCTCATTGATCCTGGTGGAGATGTCGAAAAATTGCTGCAGGCTATTGAGAAAAAACAACTCAAACTAACCAAGTTATTATTGACTCACGGCCATCTTGATCATGTAGGCGGTGCCGCAAAATTACGGGATAAAACAGGATGTCCGATCATCGGCCCCCATCAGGCTGATGCTTTTTGGTTAAATGCGTTACCCGCGCAATCAGAGATGTTTGGTTTTGCACATACTGATGTTTTTACACCTGATCAATGGCTAACCGAATCAGACACAGTCTCTGTCGGGAACCTCATTTTGCAAGTGTTGCACTGTCCGGGGCACACACCTGGCCACGTTGTTTTTTATCATGCTGAAAGCAAACTGGCGATTGTCGGCGATGTGTTATTTAACGGTTCAATCGGCCGAACCGATTTTCCGCAAGGCAATCATACTGATCTTATCAGTGCCATTACTCGAAAATTAATTCCGTTGGGCGATGACGTCAAATTCATTCCTGGCCATGGCCCTATGTCCACATTAGGTCATGAACGAGTCAGCAATCCTTATATCTGTCAGCCAGTCTGGTAG
- a CDS encoding VacJ family lipoprotein: MILNRKLLSFLLCGFLSSHVAYAAMSTDSVPVQNSDILAPQISKDYPSGPGGSTDSFPTFNRAMWWLNYDILDKNVLRPVAHGYVKWIPAPFRTGVSNFVFNLEEPNNVVNNLLLGNVKNSGASLARFSLNSTVGMLGLFDIASDMGIDKHEMSMSTVLGRAKMTQGPYFMLPVVGPMTLRGGIGKVVDNLYWPYSYMSMPVTLAKFAISGLDARSKVIDQEAIIDNSLDPYLTTRDFYLQYEEAKVQGKKAAGMGAASKKDPAADAEVEKYLNEIDK, from the coding sequence ATGATACTAAATAGAAAACTGTTATCATTTTTACTCTGTGGTTTTCTTTCCAGTCATGTTGCCTACGCTGCAATGTCGACAGACAGTGTACCAGTTCAGAATAGTGATATTTTAGCCCCTCAGATCTCAAAAGATTATCCTTCCGGCCCTGGTGGATCTACGGATTCTTTCCCGACGTTTAACCGCGCAATGTGGTGGTTGAATTACGATATTCTTGATAAGAATGTTCTTCGGCCGGTGGCTCATGGTTATGTGAAATGGATTCCTGCACCGTTTCGTACTGGCGTCAGTAATTTTGTCTTTAACCTGGAAGAACCGAATAACGTAGTCAATAACTTGTTATTAGGAAATGTGAAGAACTCTGGTGCAAGCTTGGCCCGTTTTTCTTTGAACAGTACCGTGGGTATGTTGGGGTTATTTGATATTGCGTCAGACATGGGGATTGATAAGCATGAAATGAGCATGTCTACCGTATTAGGGCGAGCTAAAATGACACAAGGTCCATATTTCATGCTGCCTGTCGTTGGTCCAATGACATTGCGGGGTGGTATTGGCAAAGTAGTTGATAATCTGTACTGGCCGTACAGTTACATGTCAATGCCAGTAACGCTGGCTAAATTTGCAATTTCGGGTCTGGATGCTCGGTCTAAAGTGATCGATCAGGAAGCCATCATTGATAATTCACTCGATCCATATCTGACTACGCGCGACTTCTATTTACAATATGAGGAAGCAAAGGTTCAGGGTAAAAAAGCGGCTGGAATGGGAGCTGCTAGTAAGAAAGATCCTGCTGCCGATGCAGAAGTTGAAAAATACCTGAACGAAATAGATAAATAA